The window TAACACAAttttcttttgaagaatctaacatgaaaattttaaatcaaGAATCGGGAAAGATTCAacttattaaaaagtgataaaTTTGAAGAAAATTAATACCACCTTATTTGAATATGTTACAAATTATGTAAATGTAAACCTTGATAGAACATCAAGACACTTGTCCCCTTCCTTTTCCTTCTGCCCTTGTTAATTGAATGTTGTCCATCTTATCAATAAATGAGGTATCGATCCAAATTGCGTATCGAGAAacaaagttattttaaaatttaggcATTTATATAAAAAGATGGAACCAGTGATACCTACAATTATGATGGTCGTTACTATATCATATCTTGTGCAATAAATAATAGGATTTTCTATACAAGTAAATAAATGCATTAAATATCTTGCATTGATTGCAGCATAATACATTTTAAACAACTAGTTGTACCTATGAACCTATAAATATAATGGTGTACACACTATGAAATACACCACTCAAGATTTCCACAATGAAAGGAAACAATATTTTCCGAGTGGCCCTTTTGTCATATATTATTCTCACTATCGGAGGAAAGGAGCTCAAATCCACAAATAGTGGAGAAAACACAGGTCTAACATTCACAAATCAACAAGTTAATAAGACTGTTCAGGTATGTGCAAGACTATTGATCTTTTTTGGAGGGTGTATTCTGCATCGTTTGATGTCTAACAAGCATAGGTAACATAAAATTAGACAGAAGATGGTGATATATACGATTGTGTTGACGTCAATCAACAGCCAACCTTTAAACACCCGCTGTTCAAAGACCATGAAATTCAGGTAAACCACTTTCTCAAAGCTATTATTTGCTTTCACATGGTGGCTAAATTTGATTTAGTTTAATTTCGTCCAAAAATTATATGTAGATTCTTTCAAATTCATgattatatataataaataggtACTGCAAGTTGTAGCTAAAATCATGATAGCAAAATTCTTTAAATTGGTTTTTATTCACGACAAGCCATACTATTTGCTTCCCATTCGTTGCatattataaaacgttttgGGTTTGCCCAAGGTCAAATTTCTTCAAGCTTGAACATGTCTATAGGAAAAGTAGCAGCATCTACAACACACAATTAGTTTGATTAAATTCACCATTGAATATATTCTATAGTATATTTTGTTTTctattgaaaatattactatatttttatataaagttggTTAAACTTGAACAAATTTGACTTAGAACAAACCCAAAACAACTGACaacatgaaacggagggagtgcaTTTTATTAATATTCATTATTTATCTACTACTTAAACTCTCATTTAACATTAAGAAATGAAATAATTAACTTATTTTTGTAACTATGCTATTATCAACTATACATGCGAAGACTTCATGGATGTCTTTTGTCAAGTCTATATTGAGAATGTTATTTGTGCATGTAAAAATCACCCTATCCCTTATTGCCCATGACGAGTCATTGACACCTGGGCCCAAAACCCGCATATCATTGAGAATAAGGGATACGGTCAACTTTCAAGAGCAAATAAGGATTTTATCCAATCATTTACTATACGGTGACACAGTTTTACATCTCAAATAGATGGAACCAAGCTCTTCCCCCATAAGGTTGGATATCAAATCGCCACTGGTAGCTGCAGTCTCACATGCACAGTTGTCTACCATCGACTGCCCCATAGGAACAATTCCAATTCTGCGTAACAACAAACTGGACACCACGATGGTGCAAGGTATCAGCACGTTGGCTAGCAATGATTTACAACAACTGGTAAGTTTCTTctcataaaattttaaaattatataatgATCAAAGTCTGATTACGATCATACTGAATTTGTGTGTAGTCCCATGAACACATGTTGCACACTACTATTTTCAAAACCACGATTGTGACTATTCATAACCTATTTATGGAATATGATCATTTTCAAATCAATCTTTGGATGTTAACATTAAAATTCTTAATGATAAACAATAAGATTAAATATATGTTGTGTCCATTGGTAGGACCAGTTATATAGAAAACTATAATTTCAAAGCTTTAGTGCTATTTTAAGTAACAAGTAGCTTGTAATCATTCTGAAACTTTGATACTGTTCCATAAACATGATATTTGCTCACATGAATATTATTTCAATGGCATTGAAAGGACTATAAAATCTTTTATTGTACCCAATTTTACAAGTACTTCTTGAGAAGGTCAAATGATGTTGGTTCAAGTTGACAACAATAAGGGATTGGAACTTCTATGTAACTAGATGGTGCCTCATGCTTTGCTTTGAAATATATGGATGATTGAATGTTGAGTATTGTTGAAATGATGGATGGATACATTTTGAAATATTATAGAAAATATGTGGGAGATGATGATTTGACATGCTAGTGTGTTGAGCTATAGAATGTAATAAGTTGTAGATGATGTGTCATGCTTGCATGAGCTTTAAATGTAACAGTTTATAGtgaatgatgatgtggtatggttgcatgttaagctttagagCTAGTAGGCTCCAACTTAGaaggtactccctctgtcccaaaatataagggagcctatccagattcgtagtactctACTAAAATGTGTTCCATCCAACCAAATTACCTTATATTTTCGGACGAAGTGAGTATAGATATGCCATCAAGTTAACTACAATAAGGGATTGACTTCTATGTAATATGTCATCATGTTGTAGCACTGAAACATGCATAAGTGGAAAATAATATCCAATGTGAGGATGGTATGTGGGCCTAGGACCCACATTGTCATCCTCACATTGGACATACCAATGATATTTTTCAACTCCATCATCTTATCTCTATAGTGCTTATGCTACTCTTTTCATTCACAACAAAATATCATTGGTTTTTTCATTGCAGGTAGCAGGAATCAAATATTGGGATGAGATATACGGATCACAGGCGTCAATAAATGTCTATGAACCAAAAGTGAAGCAAGATAGCAATGATCTTAGTGCATCATGGATACAAATTGGTAGTGTGCCAAAGGTAGGCAAAGGAGTTGGGATAGGTGCTGGGTCATGTGTTTATCCAAGCTTCAGTGGCGACAGCTTTGCTAGGTTCCATATTTCTTGGGTAAGGcataaacaatttttttttaccatgtgcataattttttttcaataagcATCTATAATGaccatataaattttaaaatagggATATCATAgatatatttgatatatttCCTTATTGACTTTGCAATAAATTTTGATAACAGGATAATgaagaattgaaaaaaaattgtattgaTCATAATTGTCCTGGTTTCGTGCAAGTTAGTCGCAGTGTTGGTCTTGGAGGAAGAGTACATCCTATCTCCGTCTATAATGGACCACAATATGTAATAGATGTTCTTATTTTTAAGGTATTGTTCtattcttaaaatatgtatgaTTAGTTATATTGGTTCCATGTCTAGGCATGCAGTTTTTGTACAAGGTAAAGCTCCTAGATTTTTGTTTTCTTGCAAAACTAGTCAGTTCACTATAATATTAGTTGAACTATCTATGATAATTAAGTAATCATCTCATACTCAGATACTTTATATGCATGTAAGTAAATTTCTTAAAATGAATTTTTTTGTTACAATTCCATTAAAACAAGAGAAACTACATAAGGCTCACCcacataaataattatataatatttGTGCACGATCAACATAAAAAATGTTTGggcatgaaaaatatttttgaattgTCTAGGTATGAAATATATAACTATAGTAAGTCGAGTAAGCATAACTGAAACCATTTTAGTTGCCTTCTGGAATCAATATGGCTACAATTGTCATACATCATGAAACTAGCCCAAACCAATTCAAACCAAGATGAACTAATTACATTTTTCCGAGTTTGATAACTCAAGACATATTAGTGTTCAATGCTCATTTTACTTCAAACTACGGAGTAtttacaatatattttttatttatattaggATCCAAAGACTAAGAATTGGTGGCTAGCATATGGTTCAAATAATACACCTATTGGATATTGGCCGAGTTCACAATTTTCATCCATGAAGGACAAATGTAATTTTGCATTTTGGGGTGGATATGTTCAAGGTCCAACAGCTTCTTCGGACCCACCACAAATTGGTAGTGGGCACTTCGCTTCTGAAGGATTTGGCAAAGCAGCTTTTGTTAGGAATATTCAAGCTATTGAAGATGAGAACAACAAGCTGGTTACCCCAAGCATCCGTAGTGCCCATCCTCGAGACGACAATCCAAAATTATACACCTATGATGACTATGGACTTAATGATGATAGTATGCATGTATACTACGGTGGACCGGGCAAATATAGCTAATGGTGTGCTTTGCAAACTGTAGTATCATAAGTTTTTTTATTGGAAATAATGAGATTCAAAGGCTACATATGTGGCATCATAACACCTTGCATGCACTTTGCTCCTATGATAGTTCGATGTAAATTGTGAAGAGAGATTAATTTTGCAAACAAGAATTGAACTAAATAACACACTTCATTCCCCAAGAGCCAGTTAGGGCCACGCCATCTGTAGCTTGCACATCGTCTAGTCTAACAAAGGTCATTATCCAAGCCTTTTTTATTCAACACCAAGCCCATTATCCAAAAAAATTCAACATCAAGCAGCCTTTGAACTATGAAGGTGTTCTCTCTGCACATAATTGCTATCCTATCCTACCTAAACTTCAGAGAAATAGGAATGAGAACGGGATTACACGAGGATTTTGGTCTCTCTCTCAAGCAAGGTCGACTCTCTCATCCTATGCATTCTAGTTGGGAGGGACCGGCCTAATAACTTTCGCCAGAACTTTTCGGTGCAGCTGCGCCTTACTCTCCTGGTAGCTTATGGGCCTTATAGGTCAAGCCCATGTAtggatatttttttgtttttcttctttcaatTCATTTTGAACAATTGGAAGTTACCTAAATACTGTATTGAAAGtttttgatatattttgaattatttCTATAATTTTCTACTCTTCTCTGAAATTCGAGAAATAATTTGTAACCAAGACTTgtttaaatagatttatttcaaatattaaaaaagtgagttaactttcaactcaaattttgaaacttccaactcggatttgaaattttcaattcaaattttgaaacttttagctccaaatttttaaaaatctacCCAAAAAACACtagccaaaatttgaaaatttcaactcaaattgtgaaactttttcattcaaatttttgaaactttcaacttacttataatataaaacggagggagtacttcaaaAGAATCAAGGTCGGATCTAGAGTGTAACCAGCGGGGCCCTTGGCCCCACTCAATTTAGGTGACTGGGGGCAAATGCCCCTTTGACACTTTTTACTTCCTTAGTCTACCTAAACGGTAAATCCTTAGCCCTCACTCATACTATTTTCTGTCTCCACCCCTAAAAAGAATCAAGTGACGGATGAACACGACGCATCCTCCTCATTGCTGGCCGCCTTGCACCCGCCGCCGCACACCATGCAGACGGCGACCACAGCAACGGCCACAGCCACCATCGCCCCAGCTATCTGGACGCCGCGGCCCCGCCCGGCGACGATGTGGTTCACCGTCATCCCTCTCATCTGAAGCTCTGGATGGATTGGGCTGTGCGACTGAATGTCTGAATCGTGTCGACTGGCTTTATATTTTGCAGCTACAGATTGCTTATGAGCTTAAACACTTTCTCGACCAGTCCTTAATTTCAAAAGTGTTCATTGCCCGTAAAAAACGAAGCCTTGTCGGCGTGGCCACTGCCTGAAATGCACCAAGAAGTAGCAATGCACACTCTTTTCGTCCTTTTCTAGATGGATTTTACCCGATCAAAAGATTGTAGCATTAGACACTCTTTCTCCTTTGGTATTTCTGATGGTTTGCTTACAAGATGATTACATAAATACCGACTCGAGCTTTTCAAATTTCAACACGTTGTAAACAAGAGCTCATGTCATCTTCCATTGCAATTACAGCCTCTAGTTTGGGCAATCTCTAGCATGTTTTGTCGACAAGGACAAAAAGGCCGAAGGAGGATAGTATCTTGATCATGAGCAAGCACTGCAGGTCCATTGTTACTGTCAGAAATGTGATACTGTATGTAAAGAAATATCATGAGTCCATTGCAGGAAGAACAGCATTACGGTATGTTCAGAAAAGAATAGTTAACTTACATATCCCCTTCATAAATCTGCACAAACTCTCTCAAACCTTTTTGTAGAATTCACAGCCTCTCGGAAGAGATTCAACTCTGAACCAATCCACTCTGAACCAATCAATGTAAGGACAGGAGACTATTATATGAAGCAATATATATACCTTTGTTTGCTCCCTAGTTCCATCTCGTGGGCCCAAACACGCAAGTAATTTGACGCGTGGATTAGTTACCCGATGGGCCTCTCCCTCCAGCGGCAGCCTATATGGGAGGCCTCCAGCTGCAGTGTGCACTCAGCTCAGCGCCTCACTTTTCTTGCTTGGTTCAGGTTCAGCCGTTCAGTGAGGCTTTATTTAGTTCCTGAAATTAGGAAGAAGTTTgaggaaagttggtagtttggaaaaaaaagttgaaagttcatatgagtagaaaagttttgaatgtgatatgatgtgatggaaagttgagagtttggggaaagtttggtgtgaactaaacagggcgaGTCGATGTCCGGTGAAGTTCAGTCCGATAGTCAGTCTGTGTATATATCTGTATCAATCTTTGCTAGTCCACAGGTTGTAACTGCACAGGGGGTGAGGGGgttaaaacgaaaaaaaaggaacctaagaaaaatcaaatcaagAGTTGGAAAAGGTTCaatttgtaaaaagaaaaaagggacaATATGGAGAAAATTAATAGTACCTACTTTGaatatgttaatttttttttctaaatgtaaGTCTATAGACTTCAAGACAATTATCCCCTGCATTTTCCTTATGCCCCTATTAATTGAATGTTGTCAGTTTTACCAACAGAAGAGTGctatcaaatttataaataaatgagGTATCGATTCTAAACGTGTGTCAGGAAATAaggttattttaaaatttatacaaTATAAAAAGAGATGGAACATGAAAGCAATGATACTTGTGCAATTACAAGACGGCCATTACTATATCATATCTGATGCAATTAATACCGGGATTTTCTATGTCATTAAATGCATTGTAATTTAATGTTTGTATATCTTGCATTAATCTTACTCCATATCTCTTAAATAGCACCAATGATACCTATGAACCTATAAATATAATGGTCTACGCAGTATGAAATAGACCACTCCAGAAATtcataataaaagaaaataatattttccGATTGACCCTGTTGATATCTTGTTCTAAGTATAGGAGGAAAAGAGCTCAAATCCATAAGTTTTGCCATGAAATAGCTGCTCTCCAAAAGCTCACGACCTGACGATCTCGAGATAAACACCCGGATTTAGTTAATCAGATCACCCCAGGTATAATAGCATGCTATAATCCAGCTATAAGTATATTTTAAGtaaataaaagagaagagaaaaagagcAGCAGACTACATATTTATaaccagctgtagcacggacttcaagacgcagtgtgtgtatgacaagtaggaccaggtattaatagtgtactccctccgatttcattttaattgacgctttgaacaatgacacgctctacaagatatacctttgaccttatttttctattataatatatacaataaataaatgcatatttacttttattatagtgttttgaaagacaaatctatatatgtttttctagtttctttaaactaaatatttttaaagttattgatggtcaaagttataaaagtttaacctcaatcttgtccaaaacgtcaattaatatagaactagagggagtagtatgtaactattgtacgaattagctattaaattaactatagatgatttaaagctagtagttggctatactattaaacttgctctaagagcacccgcaatggtaaagtaaggtgctctctataaaacatgtacatctcagcaatatactagattaatagtaaaccacctcaatattatgtctacatgggtatctatagctctctaatgcattgcatcgtttttctctatagactatctccaggttagtagatagctttactctctcttcatttaatctcttccaagtaggaaaatatactggcatggatctcttatagaaAGCATATaaataaccattgcgggtgccctaatCATCCTCCACCATTGCCAATTAATCCTCTCCCGGTGATTGCTTTGTCGGTGACAGCGTGTGTGAAAGCTCGCGCGGGCGCGGctacggcaacggcgaaggcgTGGTGCGTTGAGATTCGTGCAGAGGACGGCGCCGGGTGCCTCGAGATGCTCGTCGCGGAGAAAGAAAACCGCGGAGTACGCTGCAGCGATGGTGTCGTTAAAACTGAAGGAAATGCTGCCGCGCGCGTGCTGTGCTCTGCTCGAGTTACAGTGTACACTGGTGAGCTTAGCTAGGGAATATGATtgattaatccatttgattaccCTATCATGTCGGCCAgctgaaagagaaaaaaaaagctaactaAATTTATGATAAGGTTCATCAATTAGTGAAATCATATTTCAATTAGTGGTTTCAGTTGATACTAATACTGTACAATGCCATTCTGAGATAGTAGTACTGTGATCCAAGTAGACTGCATGCTCCAGTGGTCCGGGCCGGCCTGCATACTCATCGATAATCAGCGAGCCATATTTTGGCACCCGTACTAGTTTACCACTCATGGCCGTGTCACAGCATACAGGCCACTTGTTTGTATTTATAGGACTTTTGTCCCCGGTTGGCGACGACGGTTTGTACGTACGCAAGCATGGGCCGGCAGCTGTCTGTGAAAGAAAAAATTTAGTGCTCCCTAATTTTAAACGCAGTCACGAGATTCTTTTCtagtcttattaaaaaaatataatatataaaatataagttatatataaagtattatttatatttatcatctaataacaacaaaaatactaatcattaaaaatttaaataaaatcagTAATTAAAATTGGACATGAAAACTTATGGCTTCGTTTGAAATGTGCCGGAGTGAGTACTCTTTAATCTAGGGGAAGTACTTTTACTACCCTACTGTAAGGTGGTCAGAGAACACAGCTGCGGTTGCCCGTACGATTAAGAGCTCCGCCCGTCAGATTGCTGCTGGAAAATGGAAATCTGCTTCGCTGTGCCATGTGCGGCCTTTTTACTCTCCGTTTTTACTTACTGCAGGATGTAGGAGTACATCAGTACCAGTACTACATGtaatgtatactccctccgtcaaaaaaaaaaaaaaaaaaaaaaaaaaaaaaagacaaaccctagattTTCATGTCAAACGTtcgaccatccgtcttatttgaaaaaattatgaaaaagataaaaaaacaagtcatgcataaagcattaatcatgttttatcatttaacaataataaaaatactaattataaaaaaatctatataagacggacagtcaaacgttggatacggaaaccagggtttgtcttttttttttggatggagggagtatgtaatagtctctccatcccataatataagagaattTTTTTGTGAATCTGACACATCCTTgttacaatgaatctggacagaccaCTCAAAATTTATTGtgctataatatattatattcacttaaaattttttatattatgggacggaagaAATACTTGCTGCTACATATGGGGCACTACAGCTTGGTGGCAAACTGGCAATGGCCGGGCAGGCCGGAACATGCCCGGTGGCAGCGGCAGCCAAGACGGCCATAAGACTAGCACCACCGCATGCAAATCAGGTTTATCTTACCGGAGCGAGGGATTACCCATCTCCGGCTCAGGTGCAGGGAAC of the Oryza sativa Japonica Group chromosome 2, ASM3414082v1 genome contains:
- the LOC107275634 gene encoding protein neprosin, with product MKGNNIFRVALLSYIILTIGGKELKSTNSGENTGLTFTNQQVNKTVQTEDGDIYDCVDVNQQPTFKHPLFKDHEIQMEPSSSPIRLDIKSPLVAAVSHAQLSTIDCPIGTIPILRNNKLDTTMVQGISTLASNDLQQLVAGIKYWDEIYGSQASINVYEPKVKQDSNDLSASWIQIGSVPKVGKGVGIGAGSCVYPSFSGDSFARFHISWDNEELKKNCIDHNCPGFVQVSRSVGLGGRVHPISVYNGPQYVIDVLIFKDPKTKNWWLAYGSNNTPIGYWPSSQFSSMKDKCNFAFWGGYVQGPTASSDPPQIGSGHFASEGFGKAAFVRNIQAIEDENNKLVTPSIRSAHPRDDNPKLYTYDDYGLNDDSMHVYYGGPGKYS